The following coding sequences lie in one Eubacterium ventriosum genomic window:
- a CDS encoding helix-turn-helix transcriptional regulator → MNYTIPPKKMIIINILDILKRYTDENHRLSQKQIADILKKEYNVKVERKTIKRNIMNLIDFGYEIEYTETVRFIKNKSGIKEESSTLSDFYLKRDFTDSELRLLIDSLLFNRYLPARQCKDMITKIEGLSNEFFKSRVKHIQNLPDNMPRNNQIFFTLDVLDEAISKNKKVSFTYNEYGTDKKLHPRRNEPYIINPYQMVAVNDKYYLICNVDKYDNVAHFRVDRITDIKMLKEKVKPQKQVKGLENGIDLPKHVTEHIYMFSGESIRVKFKAKKYILSEIFDWFGKDIQFLEKTEDEVVCSVYVNEQSMRKWAMQYALHVKVLSPQTLVESVRNDLKAAMMNYEES, encoded by the coding sequence ATGAACTATACCATTCCGCCAAAAAAGATGATTATTATAAACATCTTGGATATTCTCAAACGTTATACGGATGAGAACCATAGGTTAAGTCAGAAACAGATAGCTGACATATTAAAAAAAGAATATAATGTTAAGGTTGAACGAAAAACAATTAAGAGAAATATAATGAATCTTATTGATTTTGGCTATGAGATAGAATATACAGAGACGGTTCGTTTTATAAAAAATAAAAGTGGCATAAAAGAAGAAAGTTCTACTTTGTCAGATTTTTATTTGAAAAGAGATTTTACGGATAGTGAGTTAAGACTTTTGATTGACAGTTTACTTTTTAACAGATATTTGCCAGCTCGTCAGTGCAAAGATATGATTACTAAGATAGAGGGGCTTTCAAATGAGTTCTTTAAATCACGTGTTAAACATATACAGAATTTGCCGGACAATATGCCACGAAACAATCAGATATTTTTTACATTGGATGTTTTGGATGAAGCAATTAGCAAGAACAAAAAAGTTTCATTTACCTACAATGAATATGGAACGGACAAGAAACTTCATCCCCGAAGAAATGAACCGTACATAATTAACCCTTATCAGATGGTCGCAGTTAATGATAAATATTATTTAATCTGCAATGTTGATAAATACGACAACGTGGCACATTTTAGAGTTGACAGAATAACAGACATAAAAATGTTAAAAGAAAAAGTAAAACCACAGAAGCAGGTTAAGGGATTAGAGAATGGAATCGACCTTCCAAAACACGTTACAGAGCATATTTATATGTTTAGTGGTGAAAGCATTCGAGTAAAATTTAAAGCGAAGAAATATATATTAAGTGAAATCTTTGATTGGTTTGGAAAGGACATACAGTTTCTAGAGAAAACGGAAGATGAAGTGGTGTGTTCTGTATATGTAAATGAGCAATCAATGAGAAAGTGGGCAATGCAATATGCACTTCACGTAAAAGTATTAAGCCCACAGACATTAGTTGAGTCAGTTAGGAACGATTTGAAAGCAGCAATGATGAACTATGAAGAAAGTTAG
- a CDS encoding dual specificity protein phosphatase family protein has product MNVKIYSKKAIEELLNKADRLENTAVISFYDPPNVGSGRAKPVDYKGKTDMLFQVAVNDIDIEVLSEYGFTFESFFTEAEELAEFIKEAHSKNMDIICQCEYGQSRSAACAAAILEFYEKNGISIFADYRYYPNQVIFNKIYDALIK; this is encoded by the coding sequence ATGAATGTGAAAATTTATTCCAAGAAGGCAATAGAAGAGTTATTAAACAAGGCAGATAGATTGGAAAATACAGCAGTTATTAGTTTTTATGATCCACCAAATGTTGGAAGTGGAAGAGCAAAGCCTGTGGATTATAAAGGCAAAACAGATATGCTTTTTCAGGTGGCTGTTAATGACATTGATATAGAAGTTCTTTCGGAGTACGGTTTTACCTTTGAAAGCTTTTTTACTGAAGCAGAGGAATTGGCTGAATTTATAAAGGAGGCTCATAGCAAGAATATGGATATTATATGCCAATGTGAGTATGGACAAAGCAGAAGTGCGGCATGTGCAGCAGCTATTTTGGAATTTTACGAAAAGAATGGAATAAGTATATTTGCAGATTACAGATACTATCCTAATCAGGTAATATTTAACAAGATATATGATGCATTGATAAAATAA
- a CDS encoding Gx transporter family protein, whose translation MSTKKIANIAMLVALAIIFSYVEVLIPINIGIPGVKLGLANLVIVIALYSLDMGDVWLISLVRIVLVGFMFGSLMSIAYSLAGAIVSLIAMMIIKKTDFFGIMGVSIIGAVCHNMAQIAVAAFVVKNNGIYYYVPMLLIAGVITGGIIGVVSHRVLNILKK comes from the coding sequence ATGAGTACAAAGAAAATAGCAAATATAGCAATGCTTGTTGCTCTTGCAATAATTTTTAGTTATGTAGAGGTTTTAATACCAATTAATATAGGAATCCCTGGTGTAAAGCTGGGACTGGCTAACCTTGTGATAGTCATTGCATTGTATAGCTTAGATATGGGGGACGTATGGTTAATATCATTGGTAAGAATAGTTCTTGTAGGATTTATGTTTGGCAGTTTAATGTCAATTGCCTATAGCCTTGCCGGTGCCATAGTAAGTCTTATTGCAATGATGATAATTAAAAAAACAGATTTTTTTGGAATTATGGGAGTTAGTATTATAGGGGCAGTATGTCACAATATGGCACAGATAGCCGTTGCAGCATTTGTAGTAAAAAACAACGGCATTTACTACTATGTTCCAATGCTTCTTATAGCAGGAGTAATTACAGGTGGGATTATAGGAGTAGTTTCCCATAGAGTATTAAATATATTAAAAAAATAA
- a CDS encoding NusG domain II-containing protein produces MNNLKLTKKKDLILAAVIIVIAIVMYIIMNQMQSDNGEIVKITVDGNVYGTYSLTKNQEIEIKTDKGKNIVWIHDNCVEMKEADCPDKYCVKQGKITKTRQNIVCLPHKVVVEIAVSDNTKGNEADVIAK; encoded by the coding sequence ATGAATAACTTGAAATTGACGAAAAAGAAAGATTTAATTTTGGCAGCAGTTATTATTGTAATTGCCATTGTCATGTATATTATAATGAATCAGATGCAGTCGGATAACGGTGAAATAGTAAAAATAACCGTAGACGGAAATGTATATGGAACTTATTCATTGACAAAGAATCAGGAAATAGAGATAAAAACTGATAAAGGTAAAAATATAGTTTGGATTCACGATAATTGTGTGGAAATGAAAGAAGCAGATTGTCCTGATAAATATTGTGTTAAGCAGGGAAAAATAACAAAGACCAGACAAAATATTGTATGTCTTCCACACAAGGTTGTTGTGGAAATTGCAGTATCAGACAATACAAAAGGTAATGAGGCAGATGTTATTGCAAAATAG
- a CDS encoding FAD:protein FMN transferase, with translation MKKIIILLICAILLCGCGNGNMVKSQKTTQNNEQKYTSELFAMDTYMEITAYGDNAKEAVAKASARINELDGMLSTGNSDSEVSKLNSEKELKLSEDVGNIMERSLEISESTGGVFNPAIYPIMQLWGFDTKNYKVPNKKELESTLKNINESKIKYDSKTRVAKLDKKMKIDFGGIAKGYTSSEVMKVFKDNGIKSGLVSLGGNVQALGSKPDGSKWKVAVQNPDSDESYIGVLEIAGKAVITSGGYERYFEKDGKTYHHIIDPTTGYPADSGLKSVTIISSDGTLADGLSTSLFIMGIDKAKEYWRANSDKFDAILLTNDNKQYVTEGIYSDYSTDYPVEKIKKENHNE, from the coding sequence ATGAAAAAAATAATTATATTATTAATATGTGCGATTCTGCTATGTGGATGTGGAAATGGTAACATGGTAAAATCTCAGAAGACAACACAGAATAATGAGCAGAAGTACACAAGCGAACTTTTTGCAATGGACACATATATGGAAATAACAGCATATGGTGACAATGCAAAAGAAGCAGTAGCAAAGGCTTCTGCCAGAATAAATGAATTAGACGGAATGCTTTCTACAGGAAACAGCGACAGTGAAGTTAGCAAATTAAACAGTGAGAAAGAACTTAAGTTGTCGGAAGATGTTGGAAACATAATGGAGCGTTCTTTAGAAATATCTGAAAGTACAGGCGGTGTCTTTAATCCTGCAATATATCCAATTATGCAGTTATGGGGTTTTGATACAAAGAATTACAAAGTTCCTAATAAAAAAGAACTGGAAAGTACATTAAAAAATATCAATGAATCAAAAATCAAATATGATTCAAAAACAAGAGTGGCAAAACTAGATAAAAAAATGAAAATTGATTTTGGCGGAATCGCCAAAGGATATACTTCATCGGAAGTTATGAAAGTTTTTAAGGATAACGGAATTAAAAGCGGTCTGGTTAGTCTTGGTGGAAATGTTCAGGCGCTTGGATCCAAGCCTGACGGAAGCAAGTGGAAAGTTGCAGTGCAGAATCCGGATAGTGATGAAAGCTATATAGGAGTTCTTGAAATTGCAGGCAAGGCAGTTATTACTTCAGGTGGCTATGAGCGTTATTTTGAAAAAGACGGAAAAACATATCACCACATAATTGATCCGACTACAGGGTATCCGGCAGATTCAGGACTTAAATCAGTTACAATTATTAGCTCCGATGGAACTTTGGCAGACGGATTATCAACATCATTATTTATTATGGGTATTGACAAGGCTAAGGAATATTGGAGGGCCAATAGCGATAAGTTCGACGCAATACTGTTAACTAACGACAACAAGCAATATGTAACAGAAGGAATTTATAGTGATTATTCTACGGACTATCCGGTAGAAAAAATAAAAAAGGAAAATCATAATGAATAA
- a CDS encoding DUF3990 domain-containing protein, translating to MEYNFKEDLKSIREILGLTQSQIAEKIGVEQITISRNEMGKTTPSDKLLEHVYEFAFKNNIKLNRLKEMFYIENMDKNHKLLFHGAKSRIEGKLDIHKSRTNNDLGQGFYTGERYEQAISFISGFEKSSVYIFDFKEEGLKGKKYNVNQEWMMTIAYYRGVLEEYENHPIIKKLIEKSCDCDYIIAPIADNRMFQIINSFIMGEITDEQCKHCLAATNLGYQYVFKSDKAIKSLKMLERCYISEKEKEYYKKMRNSDAKLGDDKVKLARIKYRGKGRYIDEILK from the coding sequence ATGGAATATAACTTTAAAGAAGATTTGAAATCAATTAGGGAGATATTGGGGTTAACACAATCTCAGATTGCTGAAAAAATTGGTGTTGAACAGATTACTATTTCGCGTAATGAGATGGGTAAAACTACCCCATCTGATAAATTGCTAGAGCATGTGTATGAATTTGCTTTTAAGAATAATATTAAACTTAATAGGCTTAAAGAAATGTTCTATATAGAAAATATGGATAAGAATCATAAGCTTTTATTTCATGGAGCGAAGAGCAGGATAGAAGGAAAGTTGGATATACACAAAAGCAGAACGAATAATGATTTGGGACAGGGCTTTTATACAGGTGAGAGATACGAACAGGCGATATCATTTATTTCAGGTTTTGAAAAGTCAAGTGTGTATATTTTTGATTTTAAGGAAGAAGGTTTAAAAGGGAAAAAATATAATGTGAATCAGGAATGGATGATGACTATAGCTTATTATCGTGGCGTTTTAGAGGAATATGAAAATCATCCCATAATAAAAAAGCTAATAGAAAAATCCTGTGACTGTGATTATATCATAGCTCCCATTGCGGATAATAGAATGTTCCAGATTATTAACTCATTTATTATGGGAGAAATAACTGATGAGCAGTGTAAGCACTGTCTGGCGGCTACCAATTTAGGTTATCAGTATGTATTTAAAAGTGACAAAGCTATCAAAAGCCTTAAAATGTTGGAACGTTGTTATATTTCGGAAAAAGAAAAGGAATACTATAAGAAAATGAGAAATTCGGATGCTAAGCTTGGAGATGATAAAGTCAAATTAGCCAGAATTAAATATAGAGGAAAAGGTCGTTATATAGATGAAATTCTGAAATAA
- a CDS encoding polysaccharide biosynthesis C-terminal domain-containing protein, whose protein sequence is MVGSVANIILDPIFIFGLKQGAAGAAIATVLGNLIADIYYVYVMIKKLTDCQCQLAMQRFRLQ, encoded by the coding sequence ATGGTAGGTTCAGTTGCCAACATAATACTTGATCCAATATTTATTTTTGGATTAAAGCAGGGTGCAGCAGGTGCCGCAATTGCAACGGTTCTTGGAAATTTAATTGCGGATATCTACTATGTTTATGTAATGATTAAAAAACTAACAGATTGTCAGTGTCAATTGGCGATGCAAAGATTTCGACTTCAATGA
- a CDS encoding carboxymuconolactone decarboxylase family protein — protein sequence MAKIVQTAGRNALGEFAPEFAHFNDDVLFGENWNNQDIDVKTRSIITVVALMSQGITDSSLKFHLQNAKDHGVTQKEIAAIITHVAFYAGWPKAWAVFNLSKEVWGVNEGDLPYEDAAMRAHAKEMPFPIGQPNDGFAQYFSGKSFLAPVSTDQVGIFNVTFEPGCRNNWHIHHAKNGGGQILVCVAGRGYYQEEGKEAIEMKPGDCINIPPEVKHWHGAAPDSWFSHLAVEVPGEEISNEWCEPVSDEEYGKLK from the coding sequence ATGGCAAAGATTGTACAGACAGCAGGAAGAAATGCTTTAGGAGAATTTGCTCCTGAATTTGCACATTTTAATGATGATGTTCTTTTCGGAGAAAATTGGAATAATCAGGATATAGATGTTAAAACAAGAAGTATAATTACAGTAGTTGCCCTTATGTCACAGGGAATCACAGATTCATCTTTAAAATTTCATTTGCAGAATGCAAAAGACCACGGTGTAACACAGAAGGAAATTGCAGCAATTATTACTCATGTTGCATTTTATGCAGGTTGGCCAAAAGCTTGGGCAGTATTTAATTTGTCAAAAGAAGTATGGGGAGTAAACGAAGGTGATTTACCATATGAAGACGCAGCAATGAGAGCACATGCAAAGGAAATGCCATTTCCAATTGGACAGCCTAATGACGGTTTTGCCCAGTATTTCAGTGGCAAGAGTTTCCTTGCACCAGTTTCAACAGACCAGGTTGGAATCTTTAATGTAACATTTGAACCGGGTTGCAGAAATAACTGGCATATTCATCACGCAAAAAATGGTGGTGGACAGATTCTTGTATGCGTAGCAGGTCGTGGATACTATCAAGAAGAAGGCAAGGAAGCAATTGAAATGAAACCGGGTGATTGCATTAACATTCCACCGGAAGTAAAACATTGGCATGGTGCAGCACCTGACAGTTGGTTCAGCCATCTTGCAGTTGAAGTACCGGGTGAAGAAATATCAAATGAATGGTGTGAGCCTGTATCAGATGAAGAATATGGAAAATTAAAATAA
- a CDS encoding flavodoxin: MAKKLVAYFSASGTTKKTAELLAEAAGADLYEITPKVAYTKADLNWMDKKSRSSVEMNDKKFRPEIEDKDANIAEYDEIILGFPIWWYVAPTIVNTFLEKFDFSGKKVVLFATSGGSGFGNTVKELQPSAPNTEIVEGKILNSKSEIEKFAKSL; the protein is encoded by the coding sequence ATGGCAAAGAAGTTAGTAGCTTATTTTAGCGCAAGTGGAACAACAAAGAAGACTGCTGAATTATTGGCAGAAGCAGCAGGAGCAGATTTATACGAAATTACACCTAAGGTAGCTTACACAAAGGCAGACCTTAACTGGATGGACAAAAAATCAAGAAGCAGTGTGGAAATGAATGACAAAAAGTTCAGACCTGAAATAGAAGACAAGGATGCAAACATAGCAGAATATGATGAAATAATTTTAGGTTTTCCAATTTGGTGGTACGTTGCACCAACAATCGTTAACACATTCTTAGAAAAATTTGATTTTTCAGGAAAGAAGGTTGTTTTGTTTGCAACATCAGGCGGAAGCGGATTTGGAAATACAGTTAAAGAATTACAGCCATCAGCACCAAATACAGAAATTGTTGAAGGCAAAATTTTAAATAGTAAGTCAGAAATTGAAAAGTTTGCAAAAAGCTTATAA
- a CDS encoding YbjQ family protein, with product MKLLSIDYIPGTEIEALGMVKGTVVQTKNVGRDFMAGMKTLVGGEIVGYTEMLNEARQIAVKRMVDEAKELDADAVIGVKYGSSQVMSGAAEVIAYGTAVKIIDK from the coding sequence ATGAAGCTGCTAAGTATTGATTATATTCCGGGAACGGAAATAGAAGCATTGGGTATGGTAAAAGGAACAGTTGTTCAGACCAAAAATGTAGGTCGCGATTTTATGGCAGGAATGAAAACACTTGTAGGTGGAGAAATCGTAGGTTATACGGAAATGTTAAATGAGGCAAGACAGATTGCTGTTAAGAGAATGGTTGATGAGGCAAAAGAACTGGACGCAGATGCAGTAATTGGTGTAAAATATGGTTCATCACAGGTAATGAGTGGAGCAGCAGAAGTGATTGCCTATGGTACTGCCGTAAAAATTATAGACAAGTGA
- a CDS encoding MerR family transcriptional regulator: protein MKIKQVEELVGITSKNIRFYESQGLLTPERADNGYREYHQDNIEVLKKIKLLRKIGISVEDIKSVLNDNVTLENCLEKYLDVLEKQKSNLTKMYNLTEEIINQKCELNNLKTDEWLEKMENMEKEGIDFVNISKIDIHMKKKMGAIIGGAVMIVFMIFLIGMFLWGNSVDPIPLGLLIVLVAIPVVIIVCIIGVLIGRIREIDGGEEDEAAKY from the coding sequence GTGAAGATTAAACAGGTTGAAGAACTAGTTGGAATAACAAGCAAAAATATTAGATTTTATGAAAGTCAGGGATTACTTACACCTGAAAGAGCTGATAATGGTTACAGAGAATACCATCAGGATAATATAGAAGTTTTGAAAAAAATAAAACTTTTAAGAAAAATCGGAATATCAGTAGAAGACATAAAATCAGTATTAAATGACAATGTTACTTTGGAAAATTGTTTGGAAAAATATTTAGATGTTTTGGAAAAACAAAAATCTAACCTTACCAAAATGTATAATCTTACCGAAGAAATCATAAATCAGAAATGTGAACTTAATAATCTGAAAACAGATGAATGGCTTGAGAAGATGGAAAACATGGAGAAGGAGGGCATAGATTTTGTGAACATTAGCAAAATTGACATCCACATGAAGAAGAAAATGGGAGCAATAATCGGAGGAGCAGTAATGATAGTATTTATGATATTTCTTATTGGAATGTTCCTGTGGGGAAATAGTGTTGATCCAATTCCTTTAGGACTTTTGATAGTTTTAGTAGCAATTCCGGTTGTTATCATTGTATGTATCATTGGTGTTTTAATAGGCAGAATAAGAGAAATAGATGGAGGAGAAGAAGATGAAGCTGCTAAGTATTGA
- a CDS encoding carbohydrate ABC transporter permease, translating to MKKKNIIGKIKFIVLLLIALTQLFPLYWLITFSLKSNTEIFGENVIGLPKVWRWDNYITALSSSNLIRYFLNSVFYSVVTVVVAGIISSMAAYAIARMTWKLKNAVYGLFMIGIMIPAQAALLPLFQILDKLGLKGGYLGLMIPYIAGALPMSIMILVGFYKGIPREMEEAAYIDGCGIFKCFIQIIFPMVKPAIATASIFTFLGTWNELMLANTFVDSDQYRTLPVGIMSLAGQYSTEWGLIGAGMVIATLPTIIIYFFLSKQVQESLVVGAVKG from the coding sequence ATGAAGAAGAAAAATATTATAGGCAAGATAAAATTTATAGTGTTGCTTTTAATTGCTTTGACTCAGTTGTTTCCCTTATACTGGCTTATAACTTTTTCATTAAAAAGCAATACGGAAATATTTGGCGAGAATGTAATAGGACTTCCAAAAGTTTGGAGATGGGATAATTATATAACAGCATTAAGTTCATCTAACTTAATTCGTTATTTCCTTAATTCAGTTTTTTATTCTGTAGTTACCGTTGTTGTGGCAGGAATAATATCTTCAATGGCAGCATACGCCATTGCCAGAATGACATGGAAACTAAAGAATGCTGTTTATGGATTATTTATGATAGGAATAATGATACCTGCTCAGGCAGCATTACTTCCATTATTCCAGATTCTTGACAAACTTGGGTTAAAGGGAGGTTATCTTGGACTAATGATTCCATATATAGCAGGAGCTCTGCCAATGAGTATTATGATATTAGTTGGTTTCTATAAAGGAATACCAAGAGAAATGGAAGAAGCCGCATATATTGACGGCTGTGGAATATTTAAATGTTTTATTCAAATAATATTCCCAATGGTTAAGCCGGCTATTGCCACAGCTTCAATATTTACATTTCTTGGAACATGGAATGAATTAATGTTAGCCAATACTTTTGTTGACAGTGACCAGTATAGAACACTTCCAGTAGGAATAATGTCACTTGCAGGTCAGTATTCAACAGAATGGGGATTAATAGGAGCAGGTATGGTTATAGCAACATTACCTACTATCATTATTTATTTCTTTTTAAGCAAACAGGTACAGGAGAGTCTTGTAGTTGGAGCAGTAAAAGGATAA
- a CDS encoding carbohydrate ABC transporter permease gives MEKMLGNKKYILIFILPALLLFLGFTLIPLITSGVYSFFEYNGIGSKTFIGIKNYIELFTSDRYFPQAVKNSLILVAASLFIQLPISLILALILSKGVKGDNFFRTIYFIPVVISSMVIGQLWLKMFNSDYGVINTVIRYFVPEYEHSWLTKNAFMTVLIPSVWQYIGYHMIIFYAGIKSISTDYYEAAQIDGASTWQVYRKITLPLLVPVIKTCVIFAITGSLRAFDLVYVMTGGGPNHISEVPATLMYNNLFRKGLYGYGSAQAFFIVIECLIFTFIVNRLFKKAEQNVSAV, from the coding sequence ATGGAAAAAATGCTTGGAAATAAAAAATACATATTAATTTTCATATTACCGGCGCTACTTTTATTTTTAGGATTTACTCTAATCCCATTGATAACATCAGGAGTATATAGCTTTTTTGAATACAATGGGATTGGAAGTAAAACATTTATTGGAATAAAAAACTATATTGAATTATTTACTTCCGACAGATATTTTCCACAGGCGGTAAAAAATTCATTAATATTAGTGGCAGCATCATTATTTATTCAGTTACCAATATCATTAATATTAGCCTTGATATTATCAAAAGGTGTAAAAGGGGATAACTTTTTTAGAACTATATATTTTATACCTGTTGTAATTTCAAGTATGGTTATTGGACAATTATGGCTTAAAATGTTTAACAGTGATTATGGTGTAATAAATACTGTAATAAGATATTTTGTACCGGAATATGAACACTCATGGCTTACAAAAAATGCATTTATGACCGTGTTAATTCCATCTGTATGGCAATATATAGGTTATCACATGATTATTTTTTACGCAGGAATTAAATCAATTTCAACAGATTACTATGAAGCTGCACAGATTGATGGAGCATCAACATGGCAGGTTTATAGAAAAATTACGTTACCTCTGCTGGTTCCTGTAATAAAGACTTGTGTAATCTTTGCAATTACAGGTTCACTTAGAGCCTTTGATTTAGTATATGTAATGACAGGTGGTGGACCAAATCATATAAGTGAGGTTCCGGCAACATTAATGTATAACAATTTGTTTAGAAAAGGATTATATGGTTATGGAAGTGCTCAGGCATTTTTTATAGTAATCGAATGTTTAATATTTACATTTATTGTAAACAGATTGTTTAAAAAAGCAGAACAAAATGTTTCAGCAGTATAG
- a CDS encoding ABC transporter substrate-binding protein — translation MKKNFFKKVLAVTLASTMAFSMVGCGNSDSKSEGKKDDGTITLNVWHQWSNDTNELKGRYEEAVKAYEKDNPNVKIKTETLDTEAYKTKINAEFAGDAKGIDVFYWWGAGTAKKLVDAGKVMALDDYLTDDVKSRMVEGSTSAFEYDGKLYSTPMFSWYMTLFCNKTLFDKAGAKLPETYDELVDAVKKLKTLDGVTPLAAGAKDGWNAAFVYQALALREVGATGVNEMLSGKKEFGDEGYKKAAQKVSDLYKLGAFGENPLEQGNDDANAAFENGKAAMRIMGSWFANNVYTDEAATINPEEVVALKIPMISDGNGESTDYCGGYVESFWVNNNTKYKEEAAKFCIYINEKMGVASYETGSGFSGWTTKADESKLNPLFIQIKDLLAEGKQGVLAWDTSLEAEPAAVHNEQVQTLFADGADINEFIDEHKAAINGK, via the coding sequence ATGAAAAAGAATTTCTTTAAGAAAGTGTTAGCGGTTACGTTAGCATCAACAATGGCATTCTCTATGGTAGGATGCGGAAACAGTGATAGTAAGAGTGAGGGAAAAAAGGATGACGGAACTATCACATTAAATGTATGGCATCAGTGGTCAAATGACACAAATGAACTTAAGGGTAGATATGAGGAAGCAGTTAAGGCTTACGAAAAAGATAATCCTAATGTAAAAATCAAAACAGAAACATTGGATACTGAAGCATACAAGACAAAGATTAATGCAGAGTTTGCAGGAGATGCAAAGGGCATTGATGTATTCTACTGGTGGGGTGCAGGTACAGCTAAGAAATTAGTTGACGCAGGAAAAGTAATGGCATTAGATGATTACTTAACAGATGATGTTAAATCAAGAATGGTGGAAGGTTCAACATCAGCATTTGAATATGATGGAAAATTATATTCAACGCCAATGTTCTCATGGTATATGACATTATTCTGCAACAAAACATTATTTGACAAGGCAGGTGCTAAGCTTCCTGAAACATATGATGAATTAGTAGATGCAGTTAAGAAATTAAAAACTCTTGACGGCGTTACACCATTAGCAGCAGGTGCAAAGGACGGATGGAATGCAGCTTTTGTATACCAGGCATTAGCTTTGAGAGAAGTAGGAGCTACAGGTGTTAATGAAATGCTATCAGGTAAAAAAGAATTTGGTGACGAGGGATATAAGAAGGCAGCACAGAAAGTATCAGACTTATACAAATTAGGAGCTTTTGGAGAAAATCCATTAGAGCAGGGAAATGATGACGCCAATGCAGCATTTGAAAACGGCAAGGCAGCAATGAGAATTATGGGAAGCTGGTTTGCGAACAACGTATATACAGATGAAGCAGCAACAATTAACCCTGAAGAAGTTGTAGCATTAAAGATTCCTATGATTTCTGACGGAAATGGAGAATCAACAGATTACTGTGGTGGTTATGTTGAATCATTCTGGGTAAACAACAATACTAAGTACAAAGAAGAAGCAGCAAAATTCTGTATTTACATTAATGAAAAAATGGGTGTTGCATCATACGAAACAGGTTCAGGATTCAGTGGATGGACAACAAAAGCTGATGAAAGTAAGTTAAATCCATTATTCATTCAGATTAAAGATTTATTGGCAGAAGGAAAACAGGGTGTTCTTGCATGGGATACATCTTTAGAAGCAGAACCTGCTGCAGTTCATAACGAACAGGTACAGACATTATTTGCAGATGGCGCAGATATAAATGAATTTATTGATGAACATAAAGCGGCAATCAACGGCAAATAA